Genomic segment of Streptosporangium sp. NBC_01755:
ACCTGCCCGGCCACCGTCCCGGGGATCACGACCCGCTACCTCGCCGGCGGGACCGGTGGGGCCGGCGAACTCCAGGAGAAGCGGAGGCCCCAGCGGCTGTGGCCCTCAGCGGGGCTCGGCGTGACGGCTCACGACCTGTCGTGCGGCGGTTGAGCCATCCGGTGAGCGCGGTGGTGACGACGGTGGCCGGGCGGAGCAGGCTCCTTTCTTCGAGGTCGTGCCATCGGGCGGGTCAGGAGGGCGGGTCAGGAGGCCGGCACCGGCCGCGACCTCCCACCCGAGAACGCCCCCATGCCGTACAGCAGCGGGTTTCCAGGACCGGCCTCCACGTTCACGACCCGGCCGAAGAGCACCGCGTGGTCGCCCACGACCAACGTCTCGGCCACCTGGCACTCGGCCACCGCGAAGGCGTCCTCGACCAGCCAGGGCAGCCCGGTGAGCGCCGTCCTCCGCCAGGCGACCTGATCGAAGCGATCGGATTCCGGCGAGGCGAAGAGTTCCGCCGTGCTCTGGGCGCCGTCGTCGAGCAGGTTCACCGTGAACTCTCCCCGGCTGCCGACCGCGGCCAGCGTCCCGCTCCGGATGTCCAGGCAGACCAGTAGCGTCGGCGGGTCGAGCGTCACACTGGTGAGCGAGTTGCAGGTCAGCCCGTGCGGCCGCTCGTCGCCGTCGATGGACGTGATGATCGTGACACCGGTGAAGTAGGAGCTCATGAAGCCGCGGAAGGCGTCCGGCGTCACGAGGTGATGCCGGTCAGCCATTGATACCGGCCAGGTACTCGTAACAGCTGGGCAGCGCGGCGACCATCTCCTCGGCCTCCGACCTGATCCGGGCGAACTCGGCCAGGGCGTTGCCGGGGTCGAGGTGTTTCAACGCCGGCGGCGCCGTACGGGGAGGGTTGCCGAGACCGAGGTTCATCGCGTTCCACGAGTAGCTCTCGAAGCCGTGGAAGTAGGGGTAGATGGTCTCCTCGTCCAGCAGGCGTGACTGGGCGAGGTCGAGTTTCTCCCGCAGCCCGGCGGGCATCGCGCGGGTCTTCGCCTCCTTCCAGTACGGCGTGTCGTCGCGCTGCGCGGACTTGTAGTGCAGGACGAGGAACTCCTTCACCCCGTCCACGGCGTGCGCGACCCGGGTGTTGTACGCCGCGATCTGGTCGCTGTCCCACCGCTCGTCGGGGAAGTGCTTGACGAGCTGCTCGATGCCGTGCTGGATGAAGAAGATGCCGGTGGACTCCAGCGGCTCGACGAACGCGCTGGAGAGGCCGATCGCCACGCAGTTCTTGACCCACGACTCCCGGTTGCGGCCGATGCGCATCCGGATGTGGTTGGCCTGGAGGTCCTCCTGGCCGGGCGCGGCGGCCTGACGCAGCTCCCGCTCGGCCTCCTCCGGGCCGATGAACTGGTCGGAGTAGACGTAGCCGGTGCCGTTACGGCGGAACAGCGGGATGGTCCACATCCAGCCCGCGCTCATCGCGGTCGCCGTGGTGTACGGGCTCATGTCCGTGGCCTCTTCACGCGGCACCCGGAGCGCGACCGCGCGGTTGTTGGGCAGCACGTCCTCGAACGACTGGAACTCGGTGCCGAGCGTCTGATTGATCAGCATGCCGCGGAAACCCGTGCAGTCGATGAAGAGGTCACCGGCGATCTCACCGTGGGCCGCGGTGTGCACGTGGCTGATCCAGCCGCGCTCGTCCTGCGCGACGTGCTGCACGTTGTCCAGGATGTGCCGGACACCGCGCTTGACGGAGAAGTCGGCCAGATATCTGGCGACCTCGTCGGCGTCGAAGTGATAGGCGTACGGGAACTGGGCCCGCTGCTCGGCCAGGGTGGACCGGCCCAGCGGGCCGTCCAGCTCGGAGGCGAAGAGCGACCCGTCCCGCATCCGCGGCGAGCGCTTGGCCTCGCAGAGCGCCGTGGTGATGAAGCAGGAGCGGTCGAACGGCCTGCTGCGGTCGCCCAGTTCGAGCCACCAGTCGGCGATGGAGAATCCGTCCACCACGCGCAGCCGCTCGAACGGGTGGTAGAAGTACTCGCCCGTTCCGCTCCAGTTCTCGAAGCGGATGCCGAGCTTGTAGCCCCCGGCGCATTTCGGCAGCCAGTCGGCCTCGTCAAGACCGAGGTAGTCGAAGAAGTGCCGCACGGTGCTGAAGGTGGCCTCGCCGACGCCGATCCGCTTCACCTGGGGCGATTCCACCAGGGTCACGTCGATCCGGTCGCCGAACGCCGCCATCAGATAGCCGGCCGTCATCCATCCGGCCGTACCACCGCCCACGATAACCACGGATCGGATCATTAAAGCTCCTCAACATTCGTTGGAAAGGCCGGATCTCGGCCCGGTCAGGCCAGCTCGTAGACGACGGAGTCGGCGGGGACCCGCACGACGCGAGCGTTCAGGAACTTCCAGCCGCTCTCCTCGAACACGCCCTCCCACTCGGCGAGCGTGGGCAGGTAGACGCCCATCAGGTCGTGGGCCGTCTCGAACGCCAGCGTGAACACGGGCTTGTCCCGGTCGGGGATGCCGGTGGTCCGCGCCGT
This window contains:
- a CDS encoding flavin reductase family protein, which encodes MADRHHLVTPDAFRGFMSSYFTGVTIITSIDGDERPHGLTCNSLTSVTLDPPTLLVCLDIRSGTLAAVGSRGEFTVNLLDDGAQSTAELFASPESDRFDQVAWRRTALTGLPWLVEDAFAVAECQVAETLVVGDHAVLFGRVVNVEAGPGNPLLYGMGAFSGGRSRPVPAS
- a CDS encoding tryptophan halogenase family protein gives rise to the protein MIRSVVIVGGGTAGWMTAGYLMAAFGDRIDVTLVESPQVKRIGVGEATFSTVRHFFDYLGLDEADWLPKCAGGYKLGIRFENWSGTGEYFYHPFERLRVVDGFSIADWWLELGDRSRPFDRSCFITTALCEAKRSPRMRDGSLFASELDGPLGRSTLAEQRAQFPYAYHFDADEVARYLADFSVKRGVRHILDNVQHVAQDERGWISHVHTAAHGEIAGDLFIDCTGFRGMLINQTLGTEFQSFEDVLPNNRAVALRVPREEATDMSPYTTATAMSAGWMWTIPLFRRNGTGYVYSDQFIGPEEAERELRQAAAPGQEDLQANHIRMRIGRNRESWVKNCVAIGLSSAFVEPLESTGIFFIQHGIEQLVKHFPDERWDSDQIAAYNTRVAHAVDGVKEFLVLHYKSAQRDDTPYWKEAKTRAMPAGLREKLDLAQSRLLDEETIYPYFHGFESYSWNAMNLGLGNPPRTAPPALKHLDPGNALAEFARIRSEAEEMVAALPSCYEYLAGING